One genomic region from Fictibacillus marinisediminis encodes:
- the recJ gene encoding single-stranded-DNA-specific exonuclease RecJ produces the protein MLKARTRWNVQTLDEDKVQELASSLKIPKLVANLLVARGMETKTSAEQFLSSGTEAFYDPFLMDGMREAVDRIQQAVAGQEKILIFGDYDADGVSSTSVMVYTLKALDANFDFYIPNRFTEGYGPNEPALRWAKEQGFSLVITVDTGISAVNEARAAKEMGLDFIITDHHEPPPVLPDAYSIINPKKPGCPYPFKGLAGVGVAFKVAHALLGKAPLHLLDIACIGTIADLVPLVDENRIIAKEGIKALERTTKTGLKALLEVAGLKDTVLNAEHVGFAIGPRVNAVGRLDSAVPAVELFTTDDKEEAAMLAAEIDQLNKTRQTIVSEITKEAIELVEQKYPPDKNNVLVVAKEGWNAGVIGIVASRLVEQFYRPTIVLSIDEEKGLAKGSARSIEGFDMFENLSLSRDILPHFGGHPMAAGMTLAESDLGELRSRLNRQAGEQLTEEDFKPVTSIDLECSLDEVSIETIEQMNKLAPFGVSNPTPRVLIPDVRISEIKKIGSQSNHLKIQFSDGKSKLDAIGFHKGPLMDELSYHSPLSAVGELSINEWNGFRKPQLMLSDLAVKEWQLFDLRGIRDAQKKLSGLPKDKVLLIAFEADTKEHPAFSGLKEQIRLYPQEKESLNFEEKYVVFLDVPKTREEFFYLLESNPEPERTYVIFHQENDQFFSTVPTREQFRWFYAFLTKRKTFDASKHGEELARLKGWSREALPFMSKVFFELDFVTIEDGVISINDRPDKKDLKHSYTYRSKLEQAEIENQLVYSSYQDLKNCFDQYKGK, from the coding sequence ATGTTGAAAGCACGAACGAGGTGGAATGTCCAAACTTTAGATGAAGATAAAGTACAGGAACTAGCCTCTTCTTTAAAAATCCCAAAGTTAGTAGCCAACCTATTAGTTGCAAGGGGAATGGAAACAAAAACTAGTGCTGAACAGTTTTTATCCAGTGGTACGGAGGCTTTTTATGATCCCTTCTTAATGGATGGGATGAGAGAAGCTGTTGATCGGATCCAACAGGCTGTTGCCGGCCAAGAAAAGATTCTTATCTTTGGTGATTATGATGCAGATGGAGTAAGCAGTACATCTGTTATGGTATATACATTAAAGGCGTTAGACGCCAATTTTGATTTTTACATACCAAATCGTTTTACAGAAGGCTATGGACCAAATGAACCCGCGTTAAGATGGGCGAAGGAACAAGGTTTCAGTCTTGTTATTACAGTCGATACGGGGATTTCAGCTGTGAATGAAGCACGTGCGGCTAAAGAGATGGGACTGGATTTTATTATCACTGACCATCATGAGCCACCGCCTGTTCTGCCTGATGCTTATAGTATTATCAATCCCAAAAAACCTGGATGTCCATATCCTTTTAAAGGGCTGGCGGGAGTTGGTGTCGCGTTCAAAGTTGCGCATGCTCTGCTTGGCAAAGCTCCGCTTCACTTATTGGATATTGCCTGCATTGGCACGATTGCTGATTTGGTTCCTCTTGTGGATGAAAACCGCATCATTGCAAAAGAAGGAATAAAGGCACTTGAGAGAACCACTAAGACAGGATTAAAAGCACTTCTCGAGGTTGCTGGTTTAAAAGATACGGTGCTGAATGCAGAGCATGTAGGGTTTGCCATTGGCCCCCGTGTTAATGCGGTTGGAAGACTGGATTCTGCAGTTCCTGCGGTTGAGCTTTTTACGACTGATGACAAGGAAGAAGCTGCCATGCTTGCAGCTGAAATTGATCAATTGAACAAAACACGTCAAACCATTGTATCTGAGATCACAAAGGAAGCCATTGAATTGGTGGAACAAAAGTATCCGCCTGATAAAAACAATGTTCTTGTTGTCGCAAAGGAAGGATGGAACGCAGGAGTCATCGGTATCGTAGCTTCCCGGCTAGTCGAACAATTTTACCGCCCGACAATCGTTTTAAGCATCGATGAAGAGAAGGGCCTTGCCAAAGGATCGGCAAGGAGCATTGAAGGCTTTGATATGTTTGAGAACTTATCGCTGAGCCGTGATATACTTCCTCACTTTGGAGGGCATCCTATGGCGGCAGGCATGACTTTAGCCGAAAGTGATCTGGGTGAACTGAGAAGCCGGCTGAATCGCCAGGCTGGCGAACAATTAACAGAAGAAGATTTTAAACCCGTGACTTCTATTGATCTGGAATGCTCACTTGATGAAGTATCCATTGAAACCATTGAACAAATGAACAAATTGGCTCCTTTTGGTGTCAGTAACCCTACTCCGCGCGTACTGATTCCTGATGTTAGAATCAGCGAGATCAAGAAGATCGGCAGCCAGTCCAACCATTTGAAAATACAATTCTCAGATGGCAAATCCAAGCTGGATGCGATTGGTTTTCATAAAGGCCCGCTGATGGACGAGCTAAGCTATCATTCCCCGCTCTCAGCGGTAGGAGAGCTATCAATCAATGAATGGAACGGGTTCCGGAAACCGCAGCTTATGCTTAGTGATCTGGCCGTAAAGGAATGGCAATTATTTGATCTGAGAGGGATAAGGGACGCTCAGAAAAAACTGTCCGGTCTCCCTAAGGACAAGGTTCTTCTCATCGCCTTTGAGGCAGATACGAAGGAACATCCTGCGTTTTCGGGCTTGAAAGAGCAGATCCGGCTTTATCCGCAGGAAAAAGAAAGCCTGAATTTTGAAGAAAAGTATGTTGTTTTTCTCGATGTTCCAAAAACAAGGGAAGAATTCTTTTATCTGCTGGAAAGCAACCCAGAACCCGAAAGAACATATGTCATCTTCCATCAGGAAAATGATCAGTTCTTTTCCACGGTTCCGACAAGAGAGCAGTTCAGATGGTTTTATGCGTTCTTAACCAAACGTAAAACCTTTGATGCCAGCAAGCACGGAGAGGAGCTGGCTAGACTTAAGGGCTGGTCGCGTGAAGCATTGCCATTTATGTCAAAAGTGTTTTTTGAGCTGGATTTTGTTACAATAGAAGATGGTGTTATTTCGATTAATGATCGGCCTGACAAAAAAGACCTGAAGCATTCATATACATATAGGAGTAAATTGGAACAAGCGGAGATTGAAAATCAACTTGTCTATTCTTCCTATCAGGATTTGAAGAACTGCTTTGATCAGTATAAAGGGAAATAA
- a CDS encoding post-transcriptional regulator has translation MNESLDVMSFEDMKTEVEPALQSKAEEFHFLGYESVSNEEVWNCVMRQAQKKKEEAKLHVLVGLILGLSLTDFMNWLTLEAFKRDVE, from the coding sequence GTGAACGAATCATTGGATGTGATGAGTTTTGAAGACATGAAAACAGAGGTTGAACCAGCTCTGCAAAGCAAAGCCGAGGAGTTTCATTTTCTTGGGTACGAGAGTGTTTCGAATGAAGAAGTATGGAATTGTGTGATGCGTCAGGCTCAAAAGAAGAAAGAGGAAGCAAAATTGCATGTTCTTGTTGGTCTGATACTTGGTTTATCATTGACCGATTTTATGAACTGGCTGACGCTCGAAGCGTTTAAAAGGGATGTGGAATAA
- the spoVB gene encoding stage V sporulation protein B, translating into MSKQTLIQGTLLLILAGLITRILGFINRIVVARVMGQEGVGLYMMAVPTMLLAITLTRMGLPIAISKLVAEADAKGDRQKIKKILIVSLAITGVLSIIFTTAMIAAAPILSHYFFTDKRTFYPLIAIAPVVPVIAASSVLRGYFQGLQNMRPSAYSQVIEQIVRITLVALLTGLFLPYGVEYAAAGAMISVIIGELASLLYMFSMFKLKKNMKVRKGFFGQLKGGRSTLNELLGIALPTTGSQLIGSVSYFFEPIVVVRSLAIAGVSTIAATRQYGELAGYVIPLLYLPTFITYSLSVSLVPAISEANANKKYSLIEHRLNQSLRLSMLSGGIAAVITYVYAVPIMDLMYDSPASASYLRVMTPLFFFLYFQGPLQAVLQAMNLARAAMMNSLIGSAVKLAAVFALATRPEFGIMGVAMAIVLGIVVVTLLHFASVAKAISYTIKAKDFICGFFSIMITGFVSQLIYTYIFPQFSRVAGICLCLILTSIVYLLALLFFRLVKREDLAHLPLIKRWIA; encoded by the coding sequence ATGTCAAAACAAACCCTTATCCAGGGAACACTGCTGCTCATTCTCGCCGGATTGATCACACGGATCCTTGGGTTTATCAATCGCATCGTTGTCGCCCGGGTGATGGGACAGGAAGGCGTCGGCCTTTATATGATGGCTGTGCCGACGATGCTATTAGCCATCACCCTGACACGAATGGGGCTTCCCATCGCCATCTCTAAACTAGTGGCGGAGGCCGATGCGAAAGGCGACCGCCAAAAGATCAAAAAGATACTGATCGTCTCCCTGGCTATAACTGGTGTTCTCAGCATCATTTTTACAACTGCCATGATCGCGGCTGCTCCTATATTGTCTCATTATTTCTTTACAGACAAAAGAACCTTTTACCCTTTAATCGCAATTGCACCGGTAGTTCCCGTCATCGCTGCATCTTCTGTCCTGAGAGGATACTTTCAAGGACTTCAGAACATGCGTCCTTCCGCCTATTCCCAGGTCATTGAGCAGATTGTGCGGATTACTCTTGTAGCACTTCTTACCGGACTCTTTCTTCCTTATGGTGTCGAATATGCAGCAGCCGGAGCGATGATCTCAGTTATCATCGGAGAGCTCGCTTCCCTTTTATATATGTTCTCCATGTTTAAGTTGAAAAAAAACATGAAGGTCCGAAAAGGATTTTTCGGACAGCTAAAAGGCGGTCGCTCCACATTAAACGAACTGCTCGGAATCGCTCTTCCGACCACCGGAAGCCAGCTGATTGGTTCTGTTTCTTACTTTTTTGAACCGATTGTGGTTGTTCGTAGTCTGGCGATTGCCGGGGTGAGCACCATTGCCGCAACAAGGCAGTACGGGGAGCTGGCAGGCTATGTCATTCCCTTGCTTTACTTGCCTACATTTATTACCTATTCGTTATCTGTTTCACTCGTCCCTGCCATCAGTGAAGCAAACGCCAATAAAAAGTATTCCTTGATTGAACACCGGCTGAATCAGTCTTTGCGGCTTTCTATGCTGTCTGGAGGCATTGCAGCGGTAATTACCTACGTGTATGCCGTTCCAATCATGGACCTTATGTATGACTCTCCTGCTTCTGCTTCTTATTTAAGGGTCATGACACCGCTGTTTTTCTTTTTATATTTTCAGGGGCCCCTTCAGGCAGTGTTACAGGCCATGAATCTTGCCAGAGCGGCTATGATGAACAGCCTGATCGGATCAGCCGTCAAGCTTGCTGCTGTCTTTGCTCTTGCTACAAGGCCTGAATTCGGCATCATGGGTGTGGCTATGGCCATCGTTTTAGGCATCGTCGTAGTCACTCTTCTTCATTTTGCAAGTGTTGCCAAAGCGATCAGCTATACAATCAAAGCCAAGGATTTCATCTGCGGCTTCTTTTCCATCATGATCACCGGATTTGTTTCACAGCTCATCTATACGTATATCTTCCCTCAGTTCTCAAGGGTGGCAGGAATATGCCTCTGCCTCATCTTAACAAGCATCGTTTATCTTCTTGCTCTGTTGTTTTTCCGCTTGGTGAAGAGAGAAGACCTTGCTCACCTTCCGTTAATTAAAAGATGGATTGCATAA
- a CDS encoding DUF421 domain-containing protein, with protein sequence MEYYTIILRTIFVYFILIGVFRLMGKREIGKLSVLDFVVSIMIAELAVISIEDPKVPMLKHLVGIFVLFLIQIFLAFLSLKSKKVREIVDGKPSIIIENGQINESEMKKQRYNFDDLLTQLRENNIKNVADVEFGILESTGKLSVITREVECDRKTNSAVSPLPLVFPVILDGKIQEDHLKKLDKTSLWLRQELRKMGIRDTKNISICTINNNDSLYVDKKDD encoded by the coding sequence ATGGAATATTATACAATTATTTTGAGGACCATCTTTGTTTATTTTATTTTGATTGGCGTATTTCGGCTGATGGGAAAACGGGAAATAGGAAAATTATCTGTACTGGACTTTGTTGTTTCCATTATGATCGCCGAACTGGCGGTCATCTCGATTGAAGATCCGAAAGTACCGATGCTAAAGCATCTGGTTGGAATTTTTGTACTGTTCCTCATTCAAATTTTCCTTGCGTTCCTTTCATTAAAAAGCAAAAAGGTTCGAGAGATCGTTGACGGCAAGCCTTCCATTATCATTGAGAACGGACAAATTAATGAATCTGAAATGAAAAAACAGCGCTATAATTTTGATGACCTGCTGACTCAATTAAGGGAGAACAACATAAAGAATGTGGCGGATGTAGAGTTTGGAATTCTGGAATCAACAGGGAAGCTTTCCGTCATTACAAGAGAAGTTGAGTGTGACAGGAAAACAAATTCAGCAGTAAGCCCGCTCCCTCTGGTGTTCCCGGTGATATTGGATGGGAAAATTCAGGAAGACCATCTAAAAAAACTGGATAAAACCTCTTTATGGCTACGCCAGGAACTGCGCAAGATGGGAATCAGGGATACAAAAAATATCTCTATCTGTACGATAAATAATAATGACTCGCTGTATGTCGACAAAAAAGATGATTAA
- a CDS encoding TIGR04086 family membrane protein: MFSSMIKGVATILVAIIISSLILSLLLRFTSLTESSLKWVTTGLSFLSLFIGGFLSGKKGKEKGIMLGSGTALLFSLLVFLVQYLGYQTTFTSMQYMYHGIFLLLCMLGAIMGVNFSSHK, encoded by the coding sequence ATGTTTTCTTCAATGATAAAAGGTGTTGCCACAATTTTAGTTGCCATTATCATAAGCAGTCTTATTCTTTCTCTTCTATTGCGGTTCACTTCTCTGACAGAATCATCTTTAAAATGGGTGACGACCGGTCTATCCTTTCTTTCTCTCTTTATTGGAGGATTTCTTTCAGGTAAAAAGGGAAAAGAAAAAGGCATTATGCTTGGTTCCGGTACAGCCCTGCTTTTCTCCTTACTCGTGTTTTTAGTGCAATATTTAGGATACCAAACCACATTTACATCCATGCAGTACATGTATCACGGTATCTTTTTACTCCTTTGTATGCTGGGAGCCATCATGGGCGTCAATTTCAGCAGCCATAAATAA
- the yajC gene encoding preprotein translocase subunit YajC has translation MGSLGSLLPILLMFVIFYFLLIRPQQKRQKSVKTMQSGLKKGDYVVTIGGLHGTIEVLEENTVVIKSKDGSALTFDRNAIRESREVQ, from the coding sequence ATGGGTTCTTTAGGTTCTCTTTTACCAATTTTACTGATGTTTGTCATTTTTTACTTTTTGCTGATCAGACCTCAGCAGAAAAGACAAAAGTCTGTTAAAACCATGCAGAGCGGCTTGAAAAAAGGTGATTACGTCGTAACGATCGGCGGTCTTCACGGCACGATTGAAGTGCTGGAAGAAAACACGGTGGTTATCAAATCGAAGGACGGTTCAGCGCTTACGTTTGACCGTAACGCGATCCGTGAATCAAGAGAAGTACAATAA
- the queA gene encoding tRNA preQ1(34) S-adenosylmethionine ribosyltransferase-isomerase QueA: MDINMFDFDLPEELIAQTPLKDRTASRLMVLDPVSGQIQHNTFKNVIDYLNPGDCLILNDTRVLPARLLGEKEDTKAKIEILLLKETGSDTWETLVKPAKRVKPGTVVSFGNGLLKAVCLEETDQGGRTFKFEYEGIFYEILDALGEMPLPPYIKEQLEERERYQTVFAKHQGSAAAPTAGLHFTETLLEEIKKKGIHVAFITLHVGLGTFRPVSVENIQEHDMHAEYYQLTKGTAALLNEVRNNGGRIISVGTTSTRTLETVAGKHGEFREDSGWTDIFIYPGYRFKAIDGMITNFHLPKSTLIMLISALAGRENVLKAYNEAVRERYRFFSFGDAMLILEGEYKHDSSRSV; the protein is encoded by the coding sequence ATGGACATCAATATGTTTGATTTTGACCTGCCGGAAGAGCTGATTGCTCAGACACCGCTGAAAGACCGTACTGCTTCAAGGCTGATGGTGCTTGACCCGGTATCCGGACAGATTCAACACAATACGTTTAAAAATGTGATTGATTATCTAAATCCAGGAGATTGCTTAATCCTGAATGATACAAGAGTTCTGCCGGCAAGGCTTCTTGGTGAGAAAGAAGACACTAAGGCTAAGATTGAGATTTTGCTGTTGAAGGAAACAGGCAGCGATACTTGGGAAACCCTCGTGAAACCGGCAAAAAGAGTAAAGCCAGGCACCGTCGTTTCTTTTGGTAACGGTCTGCTTAAAGCTGTTTGTCTGGAGGAAACTGATCAAGGCGGGCGTACCTTTAAATTTGAATATGAGGGTATTTTTTATGAAATTCTGGACGCTCTTGGCGAAATGCCATTGCCTCCTTATATAAAAGAGCAGCTGGAAGAGCGGGAGCGGTATCAGACTGTGTTTGCCAAACACCAGGGCTCGGCAGCTGCACCAACAGCAGGTTTGCACTTTACTGAAACACTGCTTGAGGAGATTAAGAAAAAGGGTATACATGTTGCTTTTATTACTCTTCATGTAGGGCTGGGAACATTCCGCCCTGTTTCTGTTGAAAATATTCAAGAGCACGATATGCATGCCGAGTATTACCAGCTGACGAAAGGAACGGCTGCACTTCTAAATGAAGTCAGAAACAATGGAGGACGGATTATCTCGGTTGGGACGACCTCTACCCGCACCCTAGAGACGGTCGCGGGAAAACACGGAGAATTCCGAGAAGATTCCGGATGGACGGATATCTTTATTTATCCAGGATATCGCTTTAAGGCGATTGACGGAATGATTACTAATTTCCATCTGCCTAAGTCTACACTGATTATGCTGATCAGCGCGCTTGCGGGCCGCGAGAATGTCCTGAAAGCCTATAATGAAGCTGTGCGTGAACGATACCGCTTCTTTAGCTTTGGAGATGCCATGCTGATTTTAGAAGGGGAGTACAAACATGACAGCAGCCGTTCGGTATGA